The genomic segment CTTCAAGAAGAAACTTTCCCGGCAGATGTTGAGCAGCATAAAGAGCGTCTGCTCTGGAAATCAACAGGCAATAGGGAAGCCTTGTAAACCTTACGAGCGTGGAAAGGGAATCTCTGCTGCACTGTGACTGAAACTCGGTTTCTACGGGCAGAAAGGAGGTGCCGCTCAGAATTGGCTGAACCATCAAGAGCTGACCTTCTCCGACATCAAGCTCCAGGTGGGAGAGCTCGAAAAGCGGTCCAGGGACTTCCAAATCACTCTCATAGAAAAAGATCAGAGTAGTCCTTTCAGATATTGACTGCAGTTCGTAAGAGACGACTTCTTCTGTCTGAACATTGTTGAAGTATGCCGTTATGCCTCTGGCCAATTCAAAAGAGTTGTCTCCTGGAATCAGAGTGATCACTCTTCGTTGCGGTACGGTAGAAAACGGTCCGGTGCATCCTGCAAAGAGCAGAATACACAAAGTGACTGAGAAGAAAATGGATCTCCGCATCGACATCCCCATTATTTAGTTTACCATTACGGGGGCTAAAGAGAGATCGGAGGTGTGGTAAATTATACTGTGAGGAACAGGAGGCGTGATGAGAAGGATTCCCAGATCAACATCGGTCGCGGCAGGCACTATAGCGATTCTTACCTTTTCGATTTTGTCGAAGGGTATGGGTTTTTTCAGAGAGATGCTCGTCGCCGGATTGTTTGGTACATCTGCAAATCTAGATGCAGTCTTCGTCGCTATGACCCCGGCTACAACGCTTTCTGGAATAATTGCCGGAGCGCTTGCCGCCATTTTTGTCCCGGTCTATCATTCAATCAGAAAGGAGGACCCGGAAAGGTCAAGAAGATATGCGGGAGCTGTTCTCATTTCCGGTTCACTCGTATTTCTGACTATGGGGATTGTCTTTCTTCTTATTCCTGAACTGGTGATAAAGCTTTTCGCTCCCGGCTTTTCCGACGAAGTGGTGGCCTATGCAGCCAGAAAGCTTAGATATCTCTCTATCTACCCGTTGATTGGCGGAATTGAAAGCATACTGGGCGCGATTCTGAAGTCGAACAGAAGGTTCATTCAATACGGAATTTCACAGCTGTTCTTCAACGTAATTGCGATTCCAGTCATATTTTTCACCGCCCCGTTTCTCTCTGAAGCCTCATACATTCTTGCCTGGATACTCGGAAACGCGATTACGGTGTTGGCGTACTTGCTTCAATCAAGAGAGCTGTTCACTCTTAAGATTGGCAGGGGGACATCGATTGTGGAAACACTTTATCTCAGTCTTCCGCTAATCTTTTCCGGAAGTCTGGGTATCATAAACAACATGGTTGATAAGGCTTTCGTTTCACTCCTTCCACCTGGCCGAGTCGCTTCTTTGCAGTATGCACAAACGCTTCTCGGATTGATCACTTTCACGATATCTGCCTTCCAAATGACTGCATATACCGAACTTTCGGAGCTCGTAGTTGCAGACGACAAAGAGAGAGTGAAGGAGCGGCTAAGGAAAACCGTTACAACTTCCCTGAATATTTCTCTTCCTCTTGCGGCCTGGATCATCATGATGGCTGAGCCTCTTGTGAAGATAATCTATCAGCGGGGAGAGTTTGACTCGAATTCCACAAGCCTTGTAAGCATGGCTCTAATAGGTTACGGGGCGCTAATAGTGCTTTCACCGATCTCCCATACTTGCTCGAGCTATTTTACGGCAAGAAAGAGATTGAAGGCGATTACCATGGTATCTGTGTTCTCAATCTTCTTGAATGCTTTTTTTGACTGGCTTATGCTTGAACCTTTCGGTCACGCAGGAATCGCGGCAAGCACTTCGATCGTTGTCCTAAATGCCACAATCATTTATGTTCTGCTCATTGGAAGAGAGGGTCTGAATTTCATGCCCTACAAACGAATAATTAGGCTTGTTGGATTCTCAATTGCAGTTTATCTTGTCGTTC from the Mesotoga infera genome contains:
- a CDS encoding virulence factor MviM; the protein is MRRIPRSTSVAAGTIAILTFSILSKGMGFFREMLVAGLFGTSANLDAVFVAMTPATTLSGIIAGALAAIFVPVYHSIRKEDPERSRRYAGAVLISGSLVFLTMGIVFLLIPELVIKLFAPGFSDEVVAYAARKLRYLSIYPLIGGIESILGAILKSNRRFIQYGISQLFFNVIAIPVIFFTAPFLSEASYILAWILGNAITVLAYLLQSRELFTLKIGRGTSIVETLYLSLPLIFSGSLGIINNMVDKAFVSLLPPGRVASLQYAQTLLGLITFTISAFQMTAYTELSELVVADDKERVKERLRKTVTTSLNISLPLAAWIIMMAEPLVKIIYQRGEFDSNSTSLVSMALIGYGALIVLSPISHTCSSYFTARKRLKAITMVSVFSIFLNAFFDWLMLEPFGHAGIAASTSIVVLNATIIYVLLIGREGLNFMPYKRIIRLVGFSIAVYLVVLLLRFKTGTTLWLLVGNGLFFSLFFISAKSEIRAISSKISSLFRRK